In one window of Zhihengliuella sp. ISTPL4 DNA:
- a CDS encoding amino acid ABC transporter ATP-binding protein has protein sequence MTSETPLVVVENVQKHYGEFQALSDIDLTVNAGEVVVVIGPSGSGKSTLCRTINRLETITSGSIRIDGKELPAEGKALAHLRADVGMVFQSFNLFAHLTILENVTLGPIKVRGLKKSDAEAEAMMLLKRVGVAQQANKLPAQLSGGQQQRVAIARALAMQPKVMLFDEPTSALDPEMINEVLDVMVELAQEGMTMIVVTHEMGFARKAADRVVFMADGRIVEEAKPEEFFTNPKSDRAKDFLSKLLTH, from the coding sequence ACCCCGCTCGTCGTCGTCGAGAACGTCCAGAAGCACTACGGCGAGTTCCAGGCGCTCAGCGACATCGACCTCACCGTCAACGCGGGGGAGGTCGTCGTCGTGATCGGCCCCTCCGGCTCGGGCAAGTCGACGCTCTGCCGCACGATCAACCGCCTGGAGACCATCACCAGCGGCTCGATCCGCATCGACGGCAAGGAGCTGCCCGCGGAAGGCAAGGCTCTCGCGCACCTGCGGGCCGACGTCGGCATGGTCTTCCAGTCCTTCAACCTCTTCGCGCACCTCACGATCCTCGAGAACGTGACGCTCGGCCCGATCAAGGTCCGCGGACTCAAGAAGTCCGACGCCGAGGCGGAGGCCATGATGCTCCTCAAGCGCGTCGGCGTCGCGCAGCAGGCGAACAAGCTCCCCGCGCAGCTCTCCGGCGGCCAGCAGCAGCGCGTCGCGATCGCACGGGCCCTCGCCATGCAGCCGAAGGTCATGCTCTTCGACGAGCCGACCAGCGCGCTCGACCCGGAGATGATCAACGAGGTCCTCGACGTCATGGTCGAGCTCGCCCAGGAGGGCATGACGATGATCGTCGTCACCCACGAGATGGGCTTCGCCCGCAAGGCGGCCGATCGCGTCGTCTTCATGGCGGACGGCCGGATCGTCGAGGAGGCCAAGCCCGAGGAGTTCTTCACGAACCCGAAGAGCGACCGCGCCAAGGACTTCCTCTCGAAGCTCCTCACGCACTGA
- a CDS encoding glutamate ABC transporter substrate-binding protein: MRRTRTLAGFGIATVALLALTACNSGTPSSTGTSGSDEGDASSSTPWTVEEDVTIEGSPTFDRISSSGTVKVGVKEDQPGLGYLDPVTNERTGFDVDIARWMAASLGVDPEKIEFQAIASANREQAIVNGDIDYYVGTYSITDKRKEQIAFAGPYFVTGQGLLVAADSDIASVDDLDSSTTVCSATGSTPIQNIKENYPEVKTKEYDTYSKCVEDLKNGQVDAVTTDEAILIGYAAQDPDNLKVVGEPFSEERYGIGVAKGDDALVEYFNTQLTDGGDIWQQIFDNNLGASGVKAEQPEVDPVG; encoded by the coding sequence ATGCGACGCACACGGACACTGGCCGGATTCGGGATCGCCACGGTGGCGCTGCTCGCGCTCACGGCCTGCAACAGCGGCACGCCGTCGAGCACCGGCACCTCGGGCAGCGACGAGGGCGACGCCTCGAGCAGCACGCCCTGGACCGTCGAGGAGGACGTCACGATCGAGGGGAGCCCCACGTTCGACCGCATCTCCTCGTCGGGCACCGTCAAGGTGGGCGTCAAGGAGGACCAGCCCGGTCTCGGCTACCTCGACCCCGTGACGAACGAGCGCACCGGCTTCGACGTCGACATCGCCCGCTGGATGGCGGCATCCCTCGGTGTCGACCCCGAGAAGATCGAGTTCCAGGCCATCGCCTCGGCGAACCGCGAGCAGGCCATCGTCAACGGTGACATCGACTACTACGTCGGCACCTACTCCATCACGGACAAGCGCAAGGAGCAGATCGCCTTCGCCGGTCCCTACTTCGTCACCGGCCAGGGGCTCCTCGTCGCCGCCGACAGCGACATCGCGAGCGTCGACGACCTGGACTCCTCGACGACGGTCTGCTCGGCGACGGGTTCGACGCCGATCCAGAACATCAAGGAGAACTACCCCGAGGTGAAGACGAAGGAGTACGACACGTACTCCAAGTGCGTCGAGGACCTCAAGAACGGTCAGGTCGACGCGGTCACGACCGACGAGGCCATCCTCATCGGCTACGCGGCGCAGGACCCCGACAACCTCAAGGTCGTCGGCGAGCCGTTCAGCGAGGAGCGCTACGGCATCGGTGTGGCGAAGGGCGACGACGCGCTCGTCGAGTACTTCAACACGCAGCTCACCGACGGTGGCGACATCTGGCAGCAGATCTTCGACAACAACCTCGGCGCCTCCGGTGTGAAGGCCGAGCAGCCCGAGGTCGACCCGGTCGGTTGA
- a CDS encoding amino acid ABC transporter permease, which yields MGVISDHLDLWGEALWGTIALFLGGGLIAVVLGLIVGAARVSPVPIARGVGAVYVNWIRNTPLTLVMFFFAFCLPILLGERVNSLLLATIALGIYTATYVAEAIRAGINTVPVGQAEAARAIGLNFGQVMRFVVLPQATRSVVPPLMSVLIALMKNTTVAAGFSVVNLGTIRAALSERGENALVVLLWVMVIFVVLVLLLSWVQRVLENKWRIAR from the coding sequence GTGGGAGTGATCTCGGACCACCTCGACCTCTGGGGTGAAGCGCTGTGGGGAACCATCGCGCTGTTCCTCGGCGGTGGCCTCATCGCCGTGGTGCTGGGACTCATCGTCGGAGCGGCCCGCGTGTCCCCGGTCCCGATCGCGCGCGGCGTGGGCGCCGTGTACGTGAACTGGATCCGGAACACCCCGCTCACGCTGGTGATGTTCTTCTTCGCGTTCTGCCTTCCGATCCTGCTGGGGGAGCGGGTCAACTCCCTGCTGCTGGCCACCATCGCCCTCGGCATCTACACCGCCACGTACGTCGCGGAGGCGATCCGCGCCGGCATCAACACGGTGCCGGTCGGACAGGCGGAGGCGGCACGCGCCATCGGCCTCAACTTCGGCCAGGTCATGCGCTTCGTCGTGCTGCCCCAGGCCACGCGGTCCGTGGTCCCGCCGCTCATGAGCGTGCTCATCGCCCTCATGAAGAACACCACGGTGGCCGCCGGCTTCTCGGTGGTCAACCTCGGCACGATCCGGGCGGCACTCAGCGAGCGGGGCGAGAACGCCCTCGTCGTGCTGCTCTGGGTCATGGTCATCTTCGTCGTGCTCGTGCTGCTCCTGAGCTGGGTGCAGCGCGTGCTCGAGAACAAGTGGAGGATCGCGCGATGA
- a CDS encoding amino acid ABC transporter permease, whose translation MSSVLFDVPGPRAVARNRIIGAVTILVVLAVLGWVVWRLYATGQFSAEKWNIFTYSAVWVRFGEGLLSTLSAFAVAGVGSLVLGFVLGIGRLSEHAWVREPVRWIIEIMRAIPVLILMMLLYYGLPVIGIRMPPYYAVVIALIVYNGSVLAEVLRAGIESLPRGQKEAGYAIGLRKTGVMYFILIPQAVRAMMPVIIAQLVVALKDTALGFIITYQELLYVINQIGNQAPYGSPLIPAAIVGGSMYVAVCLVLSYVAYRLQRRAKRSAKAGPDEADPRQHDGETNTSLIVAQRGLGKFDANSSGASGL comes from the coding sequence ATGAGTTCCGTCCTGTTCGACGTCCCGGGCCCCCGCGCGGTCGCCCGCAACCGGATCATCGGTGCCGTCACGATCCTCGTCGTCCTCGCCGTGCTCGGCTGGGTGGTCTGGCGCCTGTACGCCACCGGCCAGTTCTCCGCGGAGAAGTGGAACATCTTCACCTACTCGGCGGTCTGGGTGCGGTTCGGGGAGGGCCTGCTCAGCACGCTCTCCGCCTTCGCCGTCGCCGGTGTCGGCTCGCTGGTCCTCGGCTTCGTCCTCGGCATCGGCCGCCTCTCCGAGCACGCCTGGGTGCGCGAACCGGTGCGGTGGATCATCGAGATCATGCGGGCGATCCCCGTCCTGATCCTCATGATGCTGCTGTACTACGGCCTCCCGGTCATCGGCATCCGGATGCCCCCGTACTACGCGGTGGTCATCGCGCTCATCGTCTACAACGGCTCCGTGCTCGCGGAGGTGCTCCGTGCCGGGATCGAGTCGCTGCCGCGCGGACAGAAGGAGGCCGGCTACGCGATCGGCCTGCGCAAGACCGGGGTCATGTACTTCATCCTCATCCCGCAGGCCGTCCGGGCGATGATGCCCGTGATCATCGCGCAGCTCGTGGTGGCCCTGAAGGACACCGCGCTCGGCTTCATCATCACGTACCAGGAGCTGCTGTACGTCATCAACCAGATCGGCAACCAGGCGCCCTACGGGTCGCCGCTGATCCCCGCCGCGATCGTCGGCGGCTCGATGTACGTCGCGGTCTGTCTGGTGCTGTCCTACGTCGCCTACCGCCTGCAGCGTCGGGCGAAGCGCTCGGCCAAGGCCGGACCGGACGAGGCGGACCCTCGCCAGCACGACGGCGAGACAAACACGTCGCTCATCGTGGCGCAGCGCGGGCTGGGCAAGTTCGACGCCAACAGCTCCGGCGCTTCCGGCCTCTGA
- the pheS gene encoding phenylalanine--tRNA ligase subunit alpha, with protein sequence MSESPEITPEAVEAAVADALAAIDAAADTAALKAARAAHVAEGSPLAILNASMRQVAPENKAAFGKLVGQGRGRVNQALATKEAELAAAEVAARLEAERVDITAVPSRTRVGARHPLALLQDHVEDIFVGMGWEIAEGPELEHEWFNFDALNFDVDHPARQEQDTFYVDPTSRHLVMRTHTSPVQVRSMLNREVPIYVLCPGRVYRTDEFDATHLPVFTQFEGLVVDKGITMAHLKGTLDHFAKQLFGPEAKTRFRTNYFPFTEPSAELDLWHPTFKGGARWIEWGGCGMVNPNVLRAAGIDPEVYSGFAFGMGIERGLMFRSDVQDMRDMAEGDVRFSEQYGMVV encoded by the coding sequence GTGTCAGAGTCTCCGGAAATCACCCCCGAAGCGGTCGAAGCCGCTGTCGCCGACGCCCTCGCGGCGATCGACGCGGCCGCCGACACCGCCGCGCTGAAAGCCGCCCGTGCGGCGCACGTCGCGGAGGGATCGCCGCTCGCGATCCTGAACGCCTCGATGCGCCAGGTCGCCCCCGAGAACAAGGCCGCGTTCGGCAAGCTCGTCGGTCAGGGCCGCGGTCGGGTGAACCAGGCGCTCGCGACGAAGGAGGCCGAGCTGGCCGCCGCCGAGGTCGCCGCGCGCCTGGAGGCCGAGCGCGTCGACATCACCGCCGTCCCGTCGCGGACGCGCGTGGGCGCCCGGCACCCGCTCGCTCTCCTGCAGGACCACGTCGAGGACATCTTCGTCGGCATGGGGTGGGAGATCGCGGAGGGGCCGGAGCTCGAGCACGAGTGGTTCAACTTCGACGCGTTGAACTTCGACGTCGACCACCCCGCCCGCCAGGAGCAGGACACCTTCTACGTCGACCCGACCTCGCGCCACCTCGTCATGCGCACGCACACGAGCCCGGTGCAGGTGCGGTCGATGCTGAACCGCGAGGTCCCCATCTACGTGCTGTGCCCGGGCCGCGTGTACCGCACCGACGAGTTCGACGCTACGCACCTCCCGGTCTTCACGCAGTTCGAGGGCCTGGTCGTCGACAAGGGCATCACGATGGCGCACCTCAAGGGCACGCTCGACCACTTCGCGAAGCAGCTCTTCGGGCCGGAGGCCAAGACCCGCTTCCGCACGAACTACTTCCCCTTCACCGAGCCCTCCGCCGAGCTCGACCTGTGGCACCCGACGTTCAAGGGCGGCGCGCGCTGGATCGAGTGGGGCGGCTGCGGCATGGTCAACCCGAACGTGCTGCGCGCGGCCGGGATCGACCCGGAGGTGTACAGCGGCTTCGCGTTCGGCATGGGCATCGAGCGGGGCCTGATGTTCCGCAGCGATGTGCAGGACATGCGCGACATGGCCGAGGGCGATGTCCGTTTCAGCGAGCAGTACGGGATGGTGGTGTGA
- the pheT gene encoding phenylalanine--tRNA ligase subunit beta, translated as MRVPLSWLREYVDLAADATPEDVLAALVTVGFEEEDVHRFDITGPVVVGQVVSLEAEPQSNGKTINWCQVDVGPEHGGVRGIVCGAHNFVVGDKVVVTLPGAVLPGPFPIAARKTYGHVSDGMIASARELGLGDEHNGIVVLSDLGIDAPVGTDAIALLGLDDVAVEINVTPDRGYAFSVRGVAREYSHATGAAFRDPAERDFAELQPGSGHTAVVDDQAPVRGKVGASEFVTRVVRDVDPSRPTPPWMIARLSLAGMRSLGVLIDITNYVMLELGQPLHGYDLDKLTGGITVRRATPGEKMTTLDGVERTLHVEDLLITDDSGPIGLAGVMGGGTTEMSDTTRNVLIEAATFDATTIARTARRHKLPSEASKRFERGVDPLIPFVAARRAADLMVELAGGTLTEEGGALFAEVFVAEIELPRGFVQGLIGVDYTDDEITGALTTIGAEVSPSTGSGTQAEGEGTHAQGGWTVIPPTWRPDLTDKWTLAEEVARIHGLDRIPSVLPTPPSGRGLTAHQQGRRRVANALAAAGFVETPAFPFTTEAQNDLHGSASGDHLPSIRLANPLDGQVPFLRRSLIPGLLQTAHRNISRGLTDLALFETGAVFVPEPGVEYGTAEVPPLGVRPSDEVLAELDASIPPQERHVAVLLTGNVSPRQPGRAAEAAGLVEALDAVRVIGAAAGIEIDVVQTQRAALHPGRTGALVAGGEEIGYVGELHPAVAEEADLPGRATVLELDLDRLLTLAGGRIVAASLSTFPAATQDVSLTLPAEVPAGEVRAALVEGAGALLESVRLVDDYRGEGVPEGSKSLTFALRFRADDRTLTAAEASEAKMAGVAVAAERFGAALRD; from the coding sequence ATGCGCGTCCCGCTTTCGTGGCTGCGTGAGTACGTCGATCTGGCAGCGGATGCCACGCCCGAGGACGTCCTCGCGGCGCTGGTGACCGTCGGCTTCGAAGAGGAGGACGTGCACCGGTTCGACATCACGGGTCCCGTGGTCGTCGGCCAGGTCGTCTCGCTCGAGGCGGAGCCTCAGTCCAACGGCAAGACGATCAACTGGTGCCAGGTCGACGTCGGCCCCGAGCACGGCGGCGTCCGTGGGATCGTCTGCGGCGCGCACAACTTCGTCGTCGGGGACAAGGTCGTCGTGACCCTGCCCGGCGCTGTCCTTCCCGGTCCGTTTCCCATCGCCGCCCGCAAGACCTACGGCCACGTCTCCGACGGCATGATCGCCTCCGCGCGCGAGCTGGGTCTCGGCGACGAGCACAACGGCATCGTCGTGCTGAGCGACCTCGGCATCGATGCCCCCGTGGGGACGGACGCGATCGCGCTCCTCGGCCTCGACGACGTCGCGGTGGAGATCAACGTCACGCCGGACCGCGGCTATGCGTTCTCGGTGCGCGGCGTCGCCCGTGAGTACTCCCACGCCACGGGGGCGGCCTTCCGTGACCCCGCCGAGCGCGACTTCGCCGAGCTGCAGCCCGGTTCCGGACACACGGCCGTGGTCGACGACCAGGCGCCGGTGCGCGGCAAGGTCGGCGCGAGTGAGTTCGTCACCCGGGTCGTGCGCGACGTCGATCCGTCGCGGCCCACCCCGCCGTGGATGATCGCGCGCCTGAGCCTCGCCGGCATGCGGTCGCTGGGTGTGCTCATCGACATCACGAACTACGTCATGCTCGAGCTCGGCCAGCCGCTGCACGGCTACGACCTCGACAAGCTCACGGGCGGCATCACCGTCCGTCGCGCGACGCCGGGGGAGAAGATGACGACGCTCGACGGTGTGGAGCGGACGCTGCACGTCGAAGACCTCCTCATCACCGACGACTCCGGTCCGATCGGCCTCGCCGGTGTCATGGGCGGCGGCACCACCGAGATGAGCGACACCACGCGGAACGTGCTCATCGAGGCGGCGACCTTCGACGCGACGACCATCGCCCGCACGGCCCGCCGTCACAAGCTCCCGAGCGAGGCCTCCAAGCGCTTCGAGCGGGGCGTCGACCCGCTGATCCCCTTCGTCGCGGCCCGGCGCGCCGCCGACCTCATGGTCGAGCTCGCCGGCGGCACGCTCACGGAGGAGGGCGGAGCGCTCTTCGCCGAGGTCTTCGTCGCCGAGATCGAGCTCCCGCGCGGCTTCGTGCAGGGGCTGATCGGCGTCGACTACACCGACGACGAGATCACCGGGGCGCTGACGACGATCGGGGCGGAGGTCAGCCCTTCGACAGGCTCAGGGACCCAGGCCGAAGGCGAAGGGACCCACGCCCAGGGCGGGTGGACGGTCATCCCGCCGACCTGGCGCCCCGACCTCACCGACAAGTGGACGCTCGCGGAGGAGGTCGCCCGCATCCACGGACTCGACCGCATTCCCTCCGTGCTCCCGACGCCGCCCTCCGGCCGGGGCCTCACGGCTCACCAGCAGGGGCGTCGCCGCGTGGCGAACGCTCTCGCGGCCGCGGGGTTCGTGGAGACCCCGGCGTTCCCGTTCACGACAGAGGCGCAGAACGATCTGCACGGCTCGGCGTCCGGTGACCATCTGCCCAGCATCCGCCTCGCGAACCCGCTCGACGGCCAGGTGCCATTCCTGCGGCGCTCGCTCATCCCGGGCCTGCTGCAGACCGCCCACCGCAACATCTCGCGCGGGCTCACGGATCTGGCCCTGTTCGAGACCGGGGCCGTGTTCGTCCCGGAGCCCGGCGTGGAGTACGGCACCGCCGAGGTCCCGCCGCTGGGTGTCCGGCCGTCGGATGAGGTGCTCGCCGAGCTCGACGCCTCCATCCCGCCGCAGGAGCGCCACGTCGCGGTGCTGCTGACCGGCAACGTGTCGCCGCGTCAGCCGGGTCGTGCCGCCGAGGCCGCCGGGCTCGTCGAGGCGCTCGACGCGGTCCGCGTGATCGGGGCCGCCGCGGGCATCGAGATCGACGTCGTGCAGACGCAGCGCGCCGCGCTCCACCCCGGACGCACCGGTGCGCTTGTCGCCGGCGGCGAGGAGATCGGCTACGTCGGAGAACTGCATCCCGCCGTCGCGGAGGAGGCCGACCTGCCCGGTCGCGCCACCGTGCTGGAACTCGACCTCGACCGTCTGCTCACGCTCGCCGGAGGACGCATCGTGGCGGCATCGCTGTCCACGTTCCCGGCTGCGACGCAGGACGTCTCGCTCACGCTGCCGGCCGAGGTGCCGGCGGGCGAGGTCCGCGCGGCTCTCGTCGAGGGCGCCGGCGCGCTGCTGGAGTCGGTCCGGCTCGTGGACGACTACCGCGGCGAGGGCGTGCCCGAGGGATCGAAGTCGCTGACGTTCGCTCTGCGCTTCCGGGCCGACGACCGCACGCTCACCGCCGCGGAGGCTTCCGAGGCGAAGATGGCGGGCGTCGCCGTCGCCGCGGAGCGCTTCGGCGCCGCCCTCCGCGACTGA
- a CDS encoding DUF402 domain-containing protein, translating to MTSLLLQPTPPSAPAGARPLGEGPFLAAGAQVDWHYRKPGWTAGEPATVTPMRVVRDDERGLVAWLAAGTQQEGQGTRDGERIRTVPLDRRWREPRRRIVEEWWGNGILRIAPAGVPWSVWLFWSADSGAAWEFAGWYVNLENAHLRTDSATYTSDHVLDVEIAQDGRVAMKDEDELVAAVDQGRLTAAQAAQIERHAVAAIASFHAGDWPFDREWTDWRPDPSWTIPVLDGLDEIVVA from the coding sequence ATGACGAGCCTCCTCCTGCAGCCCACGCCGCCTTCGGCCCCCGCCGGAGCGCGACCACTCGGGGAGGGGCCGTTCCTCGCAGCGGGTGCGCAGGTCGACTGGCACTACCGAAAACCGGGGTGGACAGCGGGGGAGCCGGCGACCGTCACCCCCATGCGCGTCGTCCGTGACGATGAGCGCGGTCTCGTCGCATGGCTCGCCGCGGGGACGCAGCAGGAAGGCCAGGGCACGAGGGACGGGGAGCGCATCCGGACCGTCCCACTCGATCGGCGGTGGCGGGAGCCCCGGCGCCGCATCGTCGAGGAGTGGTGGGGTAACGGCATCCTGCGCATCGCGCCCGCGGGAGTGCCGTGGTCGGTCTGGCTGTTCTGGAGTGCGGACAGCGGCGCGGCATGGGAGTTCGCCGGCTGGTACGTCAACCTCGAGAACGCGCATCTGCGTACCGACAGCGCCACCTACACCTCCGACCACGTCCTCGACGTCGAGATCGCACAGGACGGGCGCGTGGCGATGAAGGACGAGGACGAGCTGGTCGCCGCCGTCGACCAGGGGCGGCTGACCGCCGCGCAGGCCGCGCAGATCGAGCGGCACGCGGTTGCGGCCATCGCGTCCTTCCACGCCGGCGACTGGCCGTTCGACCGGGAGTGGACCGACTGGCGACCGGACCCGTCCTGGACCATCCCGGTGTTGGACGGCCTCGACGAGATCGTCGTCGCCTGA
- a CDS encoding NAD-dependent epimerase/dehydratase family protein, with translation MTDVLILGGTGWLSGRIAAHALGAGASVTCLARGGRPAPPGATLVLADRDDEDAYDVVSRTDWDHVVDVSSRAAHVSAAVHALGDRASRWTYVSSMSVYRDDETVGTDESAPRHPAAQAGEDDDYARQKVAAEDAVQEGLGDRALLVRPGLIVGDGDPSDRFGYWAAAFLRALDEPVLLPPLDGRETQVIDVDDLAAFVVSATVTGAVNAIGDVRDLEDVLRTVRAATGHTGRVVVGTEERLVAEDVGYWAGPRSLPLWLPPEMSGFMTRSNARYQRSGGTLRPLNETVERVVADERERGVDRERRAGLTRTEERALLDVFAR, from the coding sequence ATGACGGACGTGCTTATTCTCGGGGGAACCGGATGGCTATCGGGGCGCATCGCCGCGCACGCGCTGGGAGCGGGGGCGTCGGTGACCTGCCTGGCCCGCGGCGGGCGGCCGGCCCCGCCGGGAGCGACCCTCGTGCTCGCAGACCGCGACGACGAGGACGCGTATGACGTCGTCTCGCGCACGGACTGGGACCACGTCGTCGACGTCTCCTCTCGCGCCGCTCATGTCTCCGCGGCCGTCCACGCGCTCGGCGATCGGGCGTCGCGCTGGACGTACGTCTCCTCGATGTCGGTGTACCGCGACGACGAGACGGTCGGCACCGACGAGTCGGCCCCGCGGCACCCGGCGGCGCAAGCCGGTGAAGACGACGACTACGCGCGGCAGAAGGTGGCGGCGGAGGACGCCGTGCAGGAGGGCCTCGGCGACCGCGCGCTCCTCGTCCGTCCCGGCCTCATCGTCGGCGACGGCGACCCGAGCGATCGCTTCGGTTACTGGGCGGCGGCGTTCCTCCGGGCCCTGGACGAGCCGGTGCTGCTCCCGCCGCTCGACGGGCGCGAGACGCAGGTCATCGATGTCGATGACCTCGCCGCCTTCGTCGTGTCCGCCACCGTCACGGGTGCCGTGAACGCGATCGGCGACGTGCGCGACCTGGAGGACGTGCTCCGGACGGTGCGTGCGGCCACCGGGCATACCGGGCGGGTCGTCGTCGGCACGGAGGAGCGTCTCGTCGCGGAAGACGTCGGGTACTGGGCGGGGCCGCGGTCGCTGCCGCTGTGGCTGCCTCCCGAGATGAGCGGATTCATGACCCGCTCGAACGCGCGGTACCAGCGCAGCGGAGGCACGCTCCGCCCCCTCAACGAGACGGTGGAACGCGTCGTGGCGGACGAGCGTGAACGGGGCGTGGACCGGGAGCGCCGCGCCGGACTGACACGGACGGAGGAGCGCGCGCTGCTCGACGTCTTCGCTCGCTAG
- the thiM gene encoding hydroxyethylthiazole kinase, which produces MSDPVRPESVLDLAATAGRLREEVRTSPPLTHCITNAVVTGFTANVLLALGAAPAMVDIVGEAELFAGAASGLLINLGTPTPEQRQASREAVSGALAAGTPWVLDPVAIGTLPVRTALAHELAARRPTAIRGNASEILALAGHSSGGRGVDATDGTEAAAAAARELADRYGSVVAVSGPVDLLTDGERVIRIANGDELLTRVTGGGCALGAVMAAFLGAARGTGTDALTAVAAATLVYTVAAEQAAETSRGPGSFAVGLLDALSAVTPADLRARARVEEEAR; this is translated from the coding sequence ATGAGCGATCCTGTGCGTCCGGAATCCGTCCTCGACCTCGCCGCCACGGCGGGAAGGCTGCGGGAGGAGGTCCGGACTTCGCCGCCGTTGACGCACTGCATCACGAACGCCGTCGTGACGGGGTTCACCGCCAACGTGCTCCTCGCGCTCGGCGCGGCGCCGGCCATGGTCGACATCGTCGGCGAAGCGGAGCTGTTCGCCGGTGCCGCCTCGGGGCTCCTGATCAACCTCGGGACGCCGACCCCGGAGCAACGGCAGGCCAGCCGCGAAGCCGTCTCGGGAGCGCTCGCCGCCGGCACGCCGTGGGTGCTCGATCCGGTTGCGATCGGCACGCTCCCGGTGCGGACGGCGCTGGCGCACGAGCTGGCCGCGCGGCGCCCCACCGCCATCCGCGGCAACGCGTCCGAGATCCTCGCCCTGGCGGGACACAGCAGCGGCGGCCGGGGTGTCGACGCGACGGACGGGACCGAGGCGGCTGCCGCGGCGGCCCGCGAGCTCGCCGACCGGTACGGTTCCGTGGTCGCCGTCTCCGGCCCGGTCGACCTCCTCACCGATGGGGAGCGCGTGATCCGCATCGCCAACGGGGACGAGCTGCTCACGCGGGTGACCGGCGGCGGCTGCGCGTTGGGCGCGGTGATGGCGGCCTTCCTCGGGGCGGCCCGCGGTACCGGGACCGACGCGCTGACGGCGGTGGCCGCGGCGACCCTCGTCTACACGGTCGCGGCGGAACAGGCCGCGGAGACCTCCCGCGGACCGGGCAGCTTCGCCGTCGGACTGCTCGACGCCCTGTCTGCCGTGACCCCGGCGGATCTCCGGGCCCGCGCTCGCGTCGAGGAGGAGGCCCGATGA